The following proteins are co-located in the Clostridiales bacterium genome:
- a CDS encoding GntR family transcriptional regulator, with amino-acid sequence MIYLTKAEYIYQMLKDDIIDGNLKAGERIVIADVTAKYKVSPMPVREAITKLEKYGYVQMEPHIGARVTAMDFNKIKEIILLRTEIEPLVAKLAVPHIDDVLIEKLEGLLSEMKKQIEEGDKIAYEKLNKDFHNMIYARNPYPYISELATELWSRSEVSKLIFSKVNDRLQNSFKEHQLWLQAIKDRDAEEVQRIVRNHKVNAFKELIELIDNKS; translated from the coding sequence ATGATTTATTTGACAAAAGCAGAATATATTTATCAGATGCTCAAGGATGACATCATTGACGGAAATCTGAAGGCAGGCGAACGAATTGTCATTGCAGATGTGACTGCAAAGTATAAAGTCAGTCCTATGCCCGTCAGAGAAGCAATCACTAAGCTCGAAAAATATGGGTATGTGCAGATGGAACCGCACATCGGTGCCAGAGTGACGGCAATGGACTTCAACAAAATAAAGGAGATTATTTTGCTTAGAACCGAGATTGAACCTTTGGTAGCGAAGCTGGCTGTGCCGCATATTGATGACGTACTAATTGAAAAGCTGGAAGGTTTGCTTAGTGAAATGAAAAAGCAAATAGAGGAAGGCGACAAAATCGCTTATGAAAAATTAAATAAAGATTTTCATAACATGATTTATGCGAGAAATCCCTATCCATATATTAGCGAACTTGCTACAGAATTATGGAGCAGATCAGAAGTGTCAAAATTAATATTTAGCAAAGTTAACGACAGGCTGCAGAATTCCTTTAAAGAACATCAGCTCTGGCTGCAGGCAATCAAGGATCGCGATGCAGAAGAGGTTCAGCGGATTGTCCGAAATCATAAAGTAAATGCGTTCAAAGAATTAATCGAATTAATTGATAATAAGTCATAG
- a CDS encoding TRAP transporter substrate-binding protein, whose amino-acid sequence MKKMVSILLILALVLSMTACGGSKNDNDSQDNTGAEGQSYKLNLGHVTQVTHPFHIGAEKFAEKVAEKSNGRITVEIYPARALGDDRELLEQIMNNTLDMGVISGPVFSAYTPVIDTLQLPFMLNTYDKELVAVQSDEMGAIMDSLAQFNMKGLGVFEGGMRHLANAKKPITTPDDLKGLKLRTTQSDLVMNVISTLGGNPTPMAYGEVYTGLQTKVIDGEEINLTSISSEKHYEVLTNVTEMGLFPFPGICVMSQAKFESLPAEDQKIISEAASEAMTELLEELPSIDAKAVENIKANSKVEILTDVDTAPFKEKVSTILEEYSAKDPLIKNFVDMAKGL is encoded by the coding sequence ATGAAAAAAATGGTGAGCATTCTGCTTATCCTTGCATTGGTTCTCTCAATGACGGCATGCGGCGGAAGCAAAAACGATAATGACAGTCAAGACAATACAGGAGCAGAGGGACAATCCTACAAGCTGAATCTGGGGCATGTTACCCAGGTGACCCACCCATTCCACATCGGCGCTGAAAAGTTCGCGGAAAAAGTAGCGGAAAAGAGCAACGGAAGAATCACGGTAGAGATCTATCCGGCGAGAGCACTGGGAGATGATCGGGAGCTTCTGGAGCAGATTATGAACAATACACTGGATATGGGCGTTATTTCCGGTCCTGTTTTCAGTGCGTATACTCCCGTTATTGATACGCTGCAGCTGCCCTTCATGCTCAATACATATGATAAGGAACTTGTTGCTGTGCAGAGTGATGAAATGGGTGCAATCATGGATTCTCTGGCACAATTCAATATGAAAGGTCTGGGTGTGTTCGAGGGAGGTATGCGTCATCTGGCCAACGCAAAGAAGCCGATTACCACACCAGATGATCTGAAAGGCTTAAAACTTAGAACAACTCAGAGCGACCTTGTTATGAATGTAATCTCAACATTAGGTGGAAATCCAACCCCTATGGCTTACGGTGAAGTATATACCGGTCTGCAGACAAAAGTGATCGACGGTGAAGAAATTAATCTGACTTCCATCAGTTCGGAAAAGCATTATGAAGTACTGACCAACGTAACAGAGATGGGCTTATTTCCTTTCCCAGGGATCTGTGTTATGAGCCAGGCAAAATTTGAATCCCTGCCTGCTGAGGATCAGAAGATCATCAGTGAAGCGGCAAGCGAAGCTATGACTGAGCTGCTTGAAGAACTGCCTTCCATCGATGCAAAAGCGGTTGAAAATATTAAGGCGAACAGCAAAGTGGAAATTTTGACTGACGTGGATACAGCTCCTTTTAAAGAAAAGGTATCGACGATTCTTGAGGAGTATTCAGCGAAAGATCCATTGATCAAGAACTTTGTTGATATGGCAAAAGGACTGTAA
- a CDS encoding 8-oxoguanine DNA glycosylase, with product MKIIEDNNRMILHGVCGFHPDHTFDNGQCFRWNKETDGSYTGVAFGKIVNIEAADGALILNNVTKEDYLEIWEDYLDLNRDYEAVKRFLSEHDPKMRKAIEFGGGMRILKQDPWETVISFIISQNNNIPRIKKCVEGLCAHHGRMIGNYRGRDYYAFPMPEDLAGLAPEDLDSCKLGYRAKYIAETANMVAADGGAALGRMVSADPEEAYEYLISLSGVGPKVANCIMLFGLRKYASFPLDVWIKRVMHQVYGIEENNTGKMQDYAVKHFGELGGIAQQYLFYYAREMSKKDSEGLSGGEEAC from the coding sequence ATGAAAATTATAGAAGATAATAACAGGATGATCCTTCATGGGGTTTGCGGCTTTCATCCGGATCATACCTTTGATAACGGGCAATGTTTTCGTTGGAATAAAGAAACCGATGGAAGCTACACCGGCGTTGCCTTTGGCAAGATCGTGAACATAGAAGCTGCTGATGGTGCGCTGATCCTAAACAACGTTACGAAGGAAGACTATTTGGAGATCTGGGAGGACTATCTGGATTTAAACCGTGATTACGAAGCAGTAAAACGCTTTCTTTCCGAGCATGATCCTAAAATGAGGAAGGCAATTGAGTTCGGCGGAGGAATGCGGATTCTGAAACAAGACCCATGGGAAACAGTGATTTCCTTTATTATATCTCAGAACAACAATATTCCCAGGATTAAAAAATGCGTTGAGGGGCTTTGTGCTCATCATGGCAGAATGATCGGAAATTATCGCGGTCGGGACTATTATGCCTTTCCCATGCCGGAAGATCTGGCGGGACTTGCACCCGAGGATCTGGATTCCTGCAAACTGGGCTATCGCGCTAAGTATATTGCTGAAACTGCAAATATGGTAGCAGCAGATGGAGGTGCAGCGCTGGGTCGCATGGTATCGGCTGATCCCGAAGAGGCATATGAGTATCTGATCAGCCTTAGCGGAGTGGGACCAAAGGTCGCAAACTGCATCATGCTCTTTGGCCTGAGAAAGTACGCCAGCTTTCCGCTGGATGTCTGGATTAAAAGAGTCATGCATCAGGTGTATGGGATCGAGGAAAACAATACTGGGAAAATGCAGGACTACGCAGTGAAGCATTTCGGTGAGCTTGGAGGAATCGCACAACAATATCTCTTTTACTATGCCAGAGAAATGAGTAAAAAAGATTCAGAAGGATTGTCAGGAGGAGAAGAAGCATGTTAG
- a CDS encoding cupin domain-containing protein: MVHSGNWKDLKLTALREGVSRKAFTGEGATLATNYFKPGHTPMPHSHIHEQIALILEGEAEFHVGDEVVKLSEGGFVVIPPNVEHYLQVVGDKDVVNMDVFTPKRPEYVEE; encoded by the coding sequence ATGGTACATAGCGGAAATTGGAAGGATTTAAAATTAACAGCACTGCGAGAGGGTGTATCAAGGAAGGCATTTACAGGGGAAGGCGCTACTCTAGCGACAAACTATTTTAAACCCGGCCATACGCCAATGCCTCACAGCCACATCCACGAGCAGATTGCGTTGATCCTTGAGGGAGAAGCGGAATTTCATGTGGGTGATGAAGTCGTAAAGCTTTCTGAGGGAGGCTTTGTGGTAATTCCGCCGAATGTGGAGCATTATCTTCAGGTTGTGGGAGACAAAGATGTGGTGAATATGGATGTTTTCACACCCAAAAGACCCGAATACGTAGAGGAATAA
- a CDS encoding DUF554 domain-containing protein — protein MLGPAVNGVVIVICALAGKYMIKGLPDRFAEIIKKAIGLSIIYIGISGALDNQRVMLLIMSLVLGSILGEWINIDKGMNRLGIWAERKLGFSEGNFAKGFVTASILFCTGSMAIVGALQSGLQGNHEMLFAKSILDGVISIVFASTMGIGVVFSAVPVFLYEGLIALGAGFIKDLLTTEIITEMSAVGSLLIAALGFNFLEIREIKVANMIPAIFLPWLFLAAEPYVVEFYQTILK, from the coding sequence ATGTTAGGACCGGCGGTAAACGGAGTTGTCATTGTAATCTGTGCCTTGGCGGGAAAATATATGATCAAGGGTCTCCCCGATCGGTTTGCAGAGATCATCAAAAAGGCCATAGGCCTTTCTATTATTTACATAGGAATCTCCGGTGCGTTGGATAACCAAAGGGTGATGCTGCTCATTATGAGCCTTGTCTTAGGGAGCATCCTCGGAGAATGGATCAATATTGACAAAGGGATGAATCGGCTGGGAATATGGGCAGAGCGAAAATTGGGTTTCAGCGAGGGTAACTTCGCAAAGGGCTTTGTAACGGCCAGCATCCTGTTTTGCACCGGCTCTATGGCCATCGTAGGAGCGCTTCAAAGCGGTCTTCAGGGCAATCATGAAATGCTCTTTGCAAAGTCAATTCTCGACGGAGTTATCTCCATCGTTTTTGCATCAACCATGGGAATCGGAGTTGTGTTTTCAGCAGTACCGGTATTTCTTTATGAAGGACTGATCGCATTAGGTGCAGGTTTTATTAAGGATCTGCTTACCACTGAGATTATAACGGAGATGTCGGCTGTGGGAAGCTTGTTGATTGCGGCGCTGGGCTTTAATTTTCTTGAAATTAGGGAGATCAAAGTTGCCAATATGATCCCGGCAATTTTTCTGCCATGGCTGTTCCTTGCAGCGGAACCCTATGTCGTTGAATTCTACCAAACCATACTGAAGTAG
- a CDS encoding TRAP transporter small permease has translation MSIIKNISSIIARVGIWFVIASYGIMIVVTLLEVFRRYFFGLSFEWAEELVRFLLVSSTFIGGSVAYKKANLVFFDLLQNKLSKRNNDILNIVNSIIILVFLFVLLKLGYSYMMSPSVLLQKSPGLGLPMVLPYAAIPTGVLFMVVFTFENIGNRIRDLKNRGDEIC, from the coding sequence ATGTCTATTATAAAAAACATTTCCTCAATCATTGCAAGGGTTGGGATTTGGTTTGTCATTGCAAGCTATGGAATCATGATTGTGGTAACCTTGCTTGAAGTCTTCAGAAGGTATTTTTTCGGCCTCTCCTTTGAGTGGGCAGAAGAACTTGTTCGCTTTCTGCTGGTCAGCAGCACCTTTATTGGGGGCAGCGTTGCTTATAAAAAGGCAAATCTCGTTTTCTTTGACCTCTTGCAGAACAAATTGTCTAAACGAAATAATGATATTTTGAATATTGTAAACAGCATCATTATATTGGTATTTCTTTTTGTACTGTTGAAATTGGGTTACAGCTATATGATGAGTCCGTCCGTTCTGCTGCAGAAAAGCCCAGGTTTAGGCCTTCCAATGGTATTGCCCTACGCTGCAATTCCAACAGGTGTATTATTTATGGTTGTTTTTACCTTTGAGAATATCGGGAATCGGATCCGGGATCTGAAGAACAGGGGGGATGAGATATGCTAA
- the groL gene encoding chaperonin GroEL has translation MAKEINYGEDARRKLQAGVDQLANTVKITLGPKGRNVLIEKKFGSPLITNDGVTIAKEFELEDAFENMGAQLVKEVATKTNDVAGDGTTTATLLAQIIIREGFKNVAAGANPMILKKGIKGAVEVAVEEIKSIAHKIETKEKIAQVASVSAGDEEIGGLIAEAMEKVGKDGVITVEESKSMGTTLEVVEGMQFDRGYLSAYMVNDAEKMEAVISNPYILITDKKISNIQELLPILEQIVQQGRKLLIIAEDVEGEALATLVVNKLRGTFDCVAVKAPGFGDRRKAMLADIAALTGGQVISEELGYDLKEANLSMLGTANTVKVNKENTVIVDGAGDAKEIQARISQIKAQIEETTSDFDREKLQERLAKLSGGVAVIQVGAATETELKERKLRIEDALNATRAAVEEGIVSGGGVALANAIPAVENYVSGLTGDEKTGATIIVRALEEPVRQIAENAGFEGSVVVAKVKSSDKGVGFNASTEVYEDMIKAGIVDPAKVTRSALQNAASASAMLLTTEAGIVDIKKDEPMMPPMGGGMPGMM, from the coding sequence ATGGCAAAGGAAATTAACTATGGCGAAGACGCCAGAAGAAAATTGCAGGCTGGGGTAGATCAGCTTGCCAATACAGTAAAAATCACCCTTGGACCTAAAGGCAGAAACGTTCTGATTGAAAAGAAATTCGGATCACCTCTGATCACCAATGATGGTGTTACCATCGCAAAGGAATTCGAGCTTGAAGATGCTTTTGAAAACATGGGCGCTCAGCTTGTTAAGGAAGTTGCAACAAAGACCAATGATGTTGCAGGAGACGGTACTACAACCGCTACACTTCTTGCACAGATCATCATCAGGGAAGGTTTCAAAAACGTTGCAGCCGGAGCAAATCCTATGATCCTGAAGAAGGGTATCAAAGGTGCTGTAGAGGTAGCTGTTGAAGAAATCAAGAGCATCGCTCACAAGATAGAGACCAAAGAAAAGATCGCTCAGGTTGCATCCGTATCCGCAGGCGATGAAGAAATTGGCGGACTGATTGCCGAAGCTATGGAAAAGGTCGGAAAAGACGGCGTTATCACCGTTGAAGAATCGAAGTCCATGGGTACTACGCTGGAAGTCGTAGAAGGAATGCAGTTTGACAGAGGATATCTGTCCGCTTACATGGTCAACGACGCAGAAAAAATGGAAGCTGTAATTTCCAATCCTTATATTCTGATCACAGACAAGAAAATCTCCAATATCCAGGAGCTGCTTCCGATCCTTGAGCAGATCGTACAGCAGGGCAGAAAGCTCCTTATCATTGCTGAAGACGTAGAAGGCGAAGCACTGGCTACGCTCGTTGTCAATAAGCTGAGAGGAACCTTTGACTGCGTAGCAGTAAAAGCACCCGGCTTCGGCGACAGAAGAAAGGCTATGCTTGCCGATATCGCAGCACTGACAGGCGGTCAGGTAATCTCCGAGGAGCTGGGATATGATCTGAAGGAAGCAAACCTCAGCATGCTGGGTACTGCGAACACTGTAAAGGTAAATAAAGAGAACACCGTCATCGTAGACGGAGCTGGAGATGCAAAAGAAATCCAGGCAAGAATTTCTCAGATCAAGGCTCAGATTGAAGAAACCACTTCTGATTTTGATCGGGAAAAGCTTCAGGAGAGACTTGCGAAGCTGTCCGGCGGCGTAGCTGTTATCCAGGTTGGTGCTGCTACAGAAACCGAACTGAAAGAAAGAAAGCTGAGAATCGAAGACGCTCTCAACGCAACAAGAGCTGCTGTTGAAGAAGGTATCGTATCGGGAGGAGGCGTTGCTCTTGCAAACGCAATTCCTGCTGTAGAAAACTACGTTTCCGGTCTTACCGGTGATGAAAAGACAGGTGCTACCATCATCGTTAGAGCGCTGGAAGAACCCGTAAGACAGATTGCTGAAAATGCTGGATTTGAAGGTTCCGTTGTTGTAGCTAAAGTGAAGAGCAGCGACAAGGGTGTAGGCTTCAACGCATCCACAGAGGTATATGAAGATATGATCAAGGCTGGTATCGTTGACCCTGCAAAGGTTACAAGATCCGCGCTTCAGAATGCTGCATCCGCATCCGCAATGCTTCTTACTACAGAAGCAGGCATCGTAGATATCAAGAAGGATGAACCGATGATGCCTCCAATGGGCGGCGGAATGCCCGGCATGATGTAA
- a CDS encoding co-chaperone GroES — protein sequence MNIKPLGDRVVIKRLEAEEKTKSGIVLPGQAKEQPQMAEIIAVGPGAVEDGKIVPMEVKPGDTVIFSKYAGTEIKYEGDDYTILSQRDILAIVG from the coding sequence ATGAACATTAAACCATTAGGTGACAGAGTTGTTATTAAAAGATTAGAGGCTGAGGAGAAGACCAAGAGCGGCATCGTACTGCCAGGTCAGGCAAAAGAGCAGCCACAGATGGCAGAGATCATAGCAGTAGGTCCCGGAGCAGTAGAAGATGGAAAGATCGTTCCTATGGAAGTAAAACCCGGTGATACCGTAATCTTTTCAAAATATGCCGGAACAGAAATCAAATATGAAGGTGATGACTATACCATCTTATCTCAGAGAGACATTCTCGCTATCGTAGGATAG